The Nodosilinea sp. FACHB-141 genome has a segment encoding these proteins:
- a CDS encoding inositol monophosphatase family protein produces the protein MSLPAESDLQRWLDSATEAALAAGAVLQHYWGNLTTIDEKGRSGDLVTEADRGAEAAVMAVLERHLPTDHGILAEESGVIRDREAGLLWAIDPLDGTTNYTHQYPFCAVSIGLLAEGEPVLGVIYDPIHRDLFRAAKGLGASLNRSPIRVSTTDQLAQSLLVTGFAYDRRETPDNNYAEFCHFTHLTQGVRRGGSAAIDLAYVACGRLDGYWERGLSPWDIAAGIAIVREAGGQVTAYDGSPLDVMTGRLLATNGQIHSAMSQTLGKIQPLVLPSLT, from the coding sequence ATGTCTCTTCCTGCCGAGTCTGATTTACAGCGCTGGTTAGACAGCGCCACCGAGGCTGCCCTAGCCGCCGGAGCGGTGCTTCAGCACTACTGGGGCAACCTCACCACCATTGATGAGAAAGGTCGTTCTGGCGATCTGGTTACTGAAGCCGATCGCGGTGCAGAGGCCGCCGTGATGGCCGTACTAGAGCGACACCTCCCCACTGACCACGGCATTCTAGCTGAAGAGTCAGGGGTAATTAGAGACCGAGAAGCCGGCCTTCTTTGGGCCATAGATCCCCTCGACGGCACCACCAACTACACCCACCAATACCCCTTCTGTGCAGTGTCCATCGGGCTGCTGGCCGAGGGAGAGCCGGTGCTTGGGGTGATTTATGACCCGATTCACCGCGATCTCTTTCGCGCGGCCAAAGGTTTAGGGGCCTCCCTCAACCGCAGCCCGATCCGGGTTTCGACCACAGATCAGCTGGCTCAGAGCCTGCTGGTAACTGGATTTGCCTACGATCGCCGTGAAACCCCCGACAATAACTACGCCGAATTTTGCCACTTCACCCACCTCACCCAGGGGGTGCGCCGAGGGGGGTCCGCCGCCATTGACCTCGCCTATGTCGCTTGTGGCCGCCTGGATGGCTATTGGGAGCGAGGGCTATCGCCTTGGGACATTGCCGCTGGGATTGCGATCGTGCGAGAAGCAGGAGGCCAGGTGACCGCCTACGATGGCTCACCGCTAGACGTGATGACAGGGCGGCTGTTGGCCACCAACGGCCAAATTCATTCGGCCATGAGCCAGACCCTTGGGAAGATTCAGCCACTAGTGCTCCCTTCCCTCACCTGA
- a CDS encoding J domain-containing protein has protein sequence MKPDQGLFQLDFDDHHAVLGVPVTADAKAVRKRYLAIARMLHPDSLSGAAATDAQRASDILSKLVNPAYEALTQEKSSTEHGIMLKLKAQSLRQIGTAPTVSSAEAQSLLKAPHADAAYRKAVGSLAESQFDDLENVTEVIGELSELNLIYLYRSSANDGPSVGSPASAAKSRPNAAPSAPTTTVPTARQNQAAILESYVNRAQEYDQNRDYSRAILELREAVKAYPNNVQCHSYLSAIYLKAGQNTMARIHAKRALEIDPNDERAQSVQARVDKTSGGSTSGSAQTAKSKASNTKASNSKSSNQGGGFFGLFGGKKK, from the coding sequence ATGAAACCAGATCAAGGGCTGTTTCAACTTGACTTTGATGACCATCACGCTGTGCTGGGAGTGCCAGTAACGGCCGATGCCAAGGCTGTGCGCAAGCGCTACCTAGCGATCGCCCGTATGCTGCATCCCGACAGTTTGTCTGGGGCCGCCGCTACCGATGCCCAACGGGCCAGCGACATTCTCTCCAAGCTGGTCAACCCCGCTTACGAGGCCTTGACCCAAGAAAAGTCAAGCACTGAGCATGGCATCATGCTCAAGCTCAAAGCGCAGTCCCTGCGTCAGATCGGCACAGCACCCACGGTTAGCTCTGCAGAGGCTCAGTCCCTGCTCAAAGCTCCCCATGCCGACGCGGCTTACCGCAAAGCCGTTGGTAGCTTAGCCGAAAGCCAATTCGACGACCTGGAGAATGTGACTGAGGTAATTGGCGAACTGAGTGAGCTCAACCTAATTTATCTGTACCGCAGCAGTGCCAACGATGGCCCATCGGTTGGCTCCCCGGCCAGCGCCGCTAAATCGCGCCCCAACGCTGCCCCTTCCGCCCCTACAACGACAGTGCCAACGGCCCGGCAAAACCAGGCGGCTATTCTAGAAAGCTACGTTAACCGAGCCCAGGAGTACGATCAAAACCGCGACTATAGCCGAGCCATTTTAGAGCTGCGGGAAGCCGTCAAAGCCTATCCCAACAATGTTCAGTGCCATAGTTACCTATCGGCGATCTATCTCAAAGCTGGTCAGAACACCATGGCCCGCATCCACGCTAAACGCGCCCTCGAGATCGACCCCAATGACGAAAGGGCGCAGTCCGTTCAGGCTCGGGTAGATAAAACTAGCGGTGGGTCTACATCTGGGTCGGCTCAGACCGCCAAATCAAAAGCAAGTAATACCAAAGCCTCTAACTCCAAATCTTCCAACCAGGGCGGCGGTTTCTTTGGCCTGTTTGGAGGCAAGAAAAAGTGA
- a CDS encoding ATP phosphoribosyltransferase regulatory subunit, translated as MTYQPPAGARDLLPLDVAQKYWIENRLEQVFQRWGYHRIITSTVERMDTLMAGGAIDQEAVIELQPVAGKRLGLRPELTASIARTAVTRLARVTYPQRLYYNANVFRQATQGSHGGQQEFYQAGVELLGAGATVADAEIVLLLLDCLHSLSLDSWCLILGDAQLTQALLTPFAPDQRQAVRQALAALDRVALDDMGLSPDLHRHALHLLDLRGHPEDVLQVLGQLALEPEAQTAVERLKSLVALVRDVINTEAGSQRPTPALTLDLSLIQPFDYYTGLVFEVVTGPKQGCQVLGQGGRYDHLLGVFQAQGQGFPGIGFVLNIEALHQALLLTGHLPQDTPPSDWLVVPTVPQAAAAAFTYAQTLRASASLVRAEVHLADGELPAATRDLARQRRISRIAWIGPDGLPDIEALN; from the coding sequence ATGACCTACCAACCCCCTGCCGGTGCGCGCGACCTACTACCCCTTGACGTTGCTCAAAAATACTGGATTGAGAATCGCCTAGAGCAGGTATTTCAGCGCTGGGGCTACCACCGCATTATCACCTCCACTGTAGAGCGGATGGATACCTTAATGGCGGGGGGAGCGATCGACCAGGAAGCGGTGATTGAGCTTCAACCCGTCGCGGGTAAGCGTTTGGGGCTACGGCCTGAGCTGACCGCCTCGATCGCCCGCACCGCTGTTACCCGCCTGGCTCGAGTCACCTATCCCCAGCGGCTCTACTACAACGCCAATGTGTTTCGCCAGGCGACTCAGGGTAGCCACGGAGGCCAGCAGGAGTTTTACCAGGCCGGAGTCGAGCTGCTCGGAGCCGGGGCAACAGTAGCCGATGCCGAGATCGTGCTGCTGCTGCTCGACTGTCTCCACAGCCTCTCCCTCGACTCCTGGTGCTTGATCTTGGGCGACGCCCAGCTCACCCAGGCGTTGCTCACCCCCTTTGCTCCTGACCAGCGCCAGGCGGTGCGACAAGCTCTTGCCGCCCTCGACCGGGTAGCTCTCGATGACATGGGTCTATCCCCAGACCTGCACCGGCACGCCCTGCATCTGCTTGACCTACGCGGTCACCCTGAGGACGTGCTCCAGGTTTTGGGGCAGCTTGCCCTAGAACCTGAAGCCCAAACAGCGGTGGAGCGTCTAAAGTCGCTGGTTGCCCTAGTGCGAGACGTCATCAACACGGAAGCTGGGAGTCAGCGCCCTACCCCAGCCCTGACGCTCGATCTCAGCTTGATTCAACCCTTTGACTACTACACTGGGCTGGTATTTGAGGTGGTCACTGGCCCTAAGCAGGGCTGCCAAGTGCTTGGGCAGGGGGGCCGCTATGACCACCTATTAGGTGTTTTTCAGGCGCAAGGTCAGGGGTTCCCGGGTATTGGCTTCGTACTAAACATTGAGGCTCTGCACCAAGCGCTGCTGCTCACGGGCCATCTGCCTCAGGATACGCCCCCTAGCGATTGGCTAGTGGTGCCCACCGTGCCCCAGGCAGCGGCAGCAGCCTTTACCTACGCCCAAACCCTACGAGCCTCAGCTAGTCTGGTGCGGGCTGAGGTGCACCTAGCCGACGGTGAGCTGCCCGCTGCCACCCGCGATCTAGCCCGTCAGCGCCGCATTAGCCGCATTGCCTGGATCGGCCCCGACGGCTTGCCAGATATTGAAGCTCTGAACTAA
- a CDS encoding indolepyruvate ferredoxin oxidoreductase subunit alpha yields MAHTIVTNVCEGVADCVDACPVACIHEGSGKNTKGTDWYWIDFSTCIDCGICLQVCPVEGAILPEEQPELQNTPT; encoded by the coding sequence GTGGCCCATACCATTGTGACTAATGTTTGTGAGGGCGTCGCCGACTGCGTCGATGCCTGCCCAGTAGCCTGCATCCACGAAGGTTCCGGCAAAAACACCAAGGGCACTGACTGGTACTGGATTGACTTTTCAACCTGCATTGACTGCGGCATTTGTCTCCAGGTGTGCCCTGTAGAAGGCGCTATTCTGCCCGAAGAACAGCCCGAACTGCAAAACACCCCGACCTAG
- a CDS encoding cell wall metabolism sensor histidine kinase WalK, with translation MAKISLRSRLFISHLAVMGIGILALAIFGRLYTPRLFVISLERYENGVLSVQRRTQLVKGFEAAWSRGMLWAILVGGGTAGGLSYLVSRRIIRPLDQMTEVTRSFAAGRLNARVPPSEILEIQRLASSFNRMAADLEGVEEHRRELIGDLTHELRTPLTIIHGYLEGLADGTVAPEPELYQRLAGETTRLQRLVNDLQELSKLEAGYLPIQAQTVALCPLLTALVRHFDDQFVSTDRVAITLQCLPDLPLVDADPSRIEQIVINLLGNALRYTEKGAVTVKAWAQNSRVYVSVTDTGIGIAEEDLPYVFERFWRADRSRNRNSGGTGLGLTICRRLVEVQGGKIEVKSTLGQGSEFTFWLPQAKGVKGKGGEG, from the coding sequence ATGGCCAAAATCAGTCTCCGCAGTCGTCTCTTCATCTCTCACTTGGCGGTGATGGGAATTGGCATTTTGGCCCTGGCTATCTTTGGCAGGCTTTACACTCCCCGTCTCTTTGTGATCTCCCTGGAGCGCTATGAGAATGGGGTGCTAAGCGTGCAGCGTCGTACCCAGCTAGTCAAGGGGTTTGAGGCCGCCTGGAGCCGGGGCATGCTGTGGGCGATCTTGGTAGGTGGGGGTACCGCCGGGGGCTTGAGCTACTTGGTGTCGCGACGCATCATTCGCCCGCTCGATCAGATGACGGAGGTGACGCGATCGTTTGCCGCTGGCCGATTGAACGCCCGCGTGCCGCCTTCGGAAATTTTGGAAATTCAGCGGTTGGCCAGCAGTTTTAACCGCATGGCGGCAGACCTGGAGGGCGTGGAAGAGCACCGCCGCGAGCTGATTGGCGATCTCACTCACGAACTGCGTACCCCGCTAACAATCATCCACGGCTATCTAGAGGGGCTGGCAGATGGCACAGTTGCCCCAGAGCCCGAGCTTTACCAACGGCTAGCTGGGGAGACAACGCGCCTCCAGCGCCTAGTCAATGACCTACAAGAGCTATCTAAGCTGGAAGCGGGCTATCTACCCATCCAAGCTCAGACAGTGGCGCTGTGCCCGCTGCTAACCGCGCTGGTGCGGCATTTTGACGATCAGTTTGTGAGTACCGATCGCGTCGCAATTACCTTGCAGTGTCTGCCCGATCTGCCGCTGGTGGACGCCGACCCCAGCCGCATTGAGCAAATCGTGATCAATTTGCTGGGCAATGCCCTGCGCTACACCGAGAAGGGCGCGGTTACGGTCAAGGCATGGGCCCAGAACAGCCGGGTTTACGTCAGCGTGACTGACACCGGCATTGGGATTGCTGAGGAAGACTTGCCCTACGTATTTGAGCGATTTTGGCGGGCCGATCGCTCCCGCAACCGCAATTCTGGAGGCACGGGTTTAGGTTTGACCATCTGTCGCCGGTTGGTCGAGGTGCAGGGGGGCAAGATTGAGGTTAAAAGCACCTTGGGTCAGGGCAGTGAGTTTACGTTTTGGCTGCCCCAGGCGAAGGGAGTGAAAGGAAAAGGGGGAGAGGGGTAG
- the menD gene encoding 2-succinyl-5-enolpyruvyl-6-hydroxy-3-cyclohexene-1-carboxylic-acid synthase yields MTFDFRNTNALWASVLVATLARLGLKTAVISPGSRSTPLTMALVSHPEIEAVPVLDERSAAFFALGLARRTGQPVALVCTSGTAGANYYPAVIEARESRIPLLVLTADRPPELRDCASGQTIDQQRLFGTFPNWYAELAVPVAEVAMLRYLRQILGQAWGRSLYPVAGPVHLNCPFRDPLAPIADGSVTHLKDKLSDDFLAAVEVPALRDFSTPGIDLSWLETWRGCDRGLIIAGPAQPVDPLGYCKAVAALANYLGWPVLAEGLSPLRNAAALNASLVTTYDMALRQPTWAKDLIPEQVIQLGPLPTSKRLRQWLQDTQPRRLVLDPGGTSLDPLHGPVTAVPLSVTALSRALPPIPAAPQTGLYHDQWLVLDKELRQHLDRALAELNEFFEGKLPWLLARCLPKGTAVVVANSMPIRDVEWFWPQGDRALRPYCNRGANGIDGTLSTALGIAHGGPPAVLLTGDLALLHDTNGWLSVPRLRSHLTVVVVNNRGGGIFDQLPVATLPAPGERWFEDFFTTPQTVDLNRLCAAYGVNYERVETWSQLTASVSSLPTTGVRLLEVQCDRTQSHHLRQQLLTPPENLSNLLHQNP; encoded by the coding sequence ATGACTTTTGATTTTCGCAATACTAACGCCCTTTGGGCCTCGGTGCTGGTGGCCACACTGGCTCGGCTGGGGCTGAAAACCGCTGTGATTTCGCCTGGTTCACGCTCTACGCCCCTGACTATGGCCCTGGTCAGCCACCCTGAGATTGAGGCGGTGCCGGTGCTCGATGAGCGATCGGCGGCATTTTTTGCTCTAGGTCTGGCTCGGCGCACCGGGCAGCCGGTGGCTTTGGTCTGCACCTCCGGCACCGCCGGGGCCAACTACTACCCCGCCGTGATTGAAGCGCGTGAAAGCCGCATTCCCCTACTGGTGCTGACCGCCGATCGCCCTCCCGAGCTGCGCGACTGTGCCTCGGGCCAAACCATCGACCAGCAAAGGCTGTTTGGCACGTTTCCGAACTGGTATGCAGAGCTGGCAGTGCCCGTGGCGGAAGTGGCCATGCTGCGCTATCTGCGACAGATCTTGGGGCAGGCTTGGGGGCGATCGCTCTATCCAGTGGCGGGGCCAGTGCATCTCAACTGTCCCTTCCGCGACCCCTTAGCCCCGATCGCCGATGGCTCGGTGACACACTTAAAAGACAAGCTCAGCGATGACTTTCTAGCGGCGGTTGAGGTGCCAGCGTTGAGGGACTTTTCGACACCAGGAATAGATCTGTCTTGGCTGGAGACTTGGCGAGGATGCGATCGCGGCCTAATTATCGCTGGGCCGGCACAGCCCGTCGATCCGCTAGGCTACTGCAAGGCCGTTGCTGCTCTAGCCAACTACCTGGGCTGGCCAGTGCTGGCCGAGGGGCTGTCGCCGCTGCGCAATGCTGCTGCGTTGAATGCTTCTCTGGTTACCACCTACGACATGGCATTGAGACAGCCCACCTGGGCGAAAGATCTGATACCTGAGCAGGTGATTCAGCTCGGCCCCCTGCCCACCAGCAAACGACTGCGCCAGTGGCTACAGGATACTCAGCCTCGCCGCTTGGTGCTCGACCCCGGTGGGACTAGCCTCGATCCTCTCCACGGTCCGGTAACTGCGGTGCCCCTCAGTGTTACCGCCCTGTCACGAGCGTTGCCCCCCATCCCAGCGGCGCCTCAAACGGGGCTCTACCACGACCAGTGGCTAGTTCTAGATAAAGAGTTGCGCCAGCATCTCGATCGCGCCTTAGCAGAGCTGAATGAATTCTTTGAGGGCAAATTACCTTGGCTGCTGGCCCGCTGTTTGCCGAAAGGGACTGCGGTAGTGGTCGCTAACAGTATGCCGATCCGCGATGTGGAATGGTTTTGGCCGCAGGGCGATCGCGCCCTGCGGCCCTACTGCAACCGAGGGGCCAACGGTATTGACGGCACGCTCTCGACAGCTCTAGGAATCGCCCACGGTGGCCCGCCTGCGGTGCTGCTTACAGGCGATCTGGCCCTGCTCCACGACACCAACGGCTGGCTCAGCGTGCCGCGCCTGCGGAGCCATCTCACCGTGGTGGTGGTCAACAACCGAGGAGGCGGTATCTTTGACCAACTGCCCGTCGCCACCCTGCCTGCCCCTGGCGAACGCTGGTTTGAAGACTTTTTTACCACGCCTCAAACCGTTGACCTTAATCGCCTCTGCGCTGCCTACGGCGTGAACTACGAGCGAGTTGAAACCTGGAGTCAGCTAACGGCCAGCGTCAGCAGTTTACCCACCACCGGTGTGAGGTTGCTGGAGGTACAGTGCGATCGCACTCAATCCCACCACTTGCGACAACAGCTCCTCACTCCTCCAGAGAATCTATCGAACCTTTTGCACCAGAATCCTTAG
- a CDS encoding isochorismate synthase MenF — MPVVSHCSDRDQTLQSAYRFLDRRLGQARQSHQPQLVSLSFDIPPVDPLMVLARLAPSSDRHLYLETPAAQRSVVGFGAALVYETAGARRFAQARRFIEQWRSKTHRYSEAGPAAALSGADGPRFFCAFTFFADSQDGETAFPAATVVLPQWQLVRQGGQGVLTLNYLVTATSDVDTIIDNLANQLRAVERLGTAPWRDPLHPARLPVQPVPEAGQQFRTAVDRALSHMTRHPVQKIVLAHALDWVSTEPIQPLAALGRLRQRYPDCHVFSVGQGNGKTFMGASPERLLSLTQGQLITDALAGSAPRGGAPFQDDYLAQGLLHNPKERGEHRLVVEFLARQLRSVGLWPQYQPRPKVRRLSNIQHLHTPMRARVPRHIHPLHIVEALHPTPAVAGVPTREACDQILRFEDFDRGLYAAPLGWVGANGDSEFIVGIRSALVADTWVRLYAGAGIVAGSNPDREWAEIKLKLRALGESLV, encoded by the coding sequence ATGCCCGTTGTTTCTCACTGCTCCGATCGCGACCAGACGTTGCAGTCGGCCTACCGGTTTTTAGATCGTCGGTTGGGTCAGGCGCGGCAGAGTCATCAGCCCCAGCTGGTGAGCCTGAGTTTTGATATTCCCCCGGTTGACCCGCTGATGGTGTTGGCCCGGCTGGCTCCCAGCAGCGATCGCCACCTGTACCTTGAAACCCCCGCCGCTCAGCGATCGGTGGTGGGATTTGGGGCCGCGCTAGTTTACGAAACTGCGGGCGCGCGCCGGTTTGCCCAAGCTCGCCGATTTATTGAGCAGTGGCGCAGCAAAACCCACCGCTACAGCGAAGCAGGGCCAGCTGCGGCCCTCAGTGGGGCCGATGGACCCAGATTTTTTTGCGCATTCACCTTCTTTGCCGACTCCCAAGATGGCGAGACGGCCTTTCCGGCGGCGACGGTGGTGTTACCCCAGTGGCAGCTAGTGCGCCAGGGGGGGCAGGGCGTCCTAACGCTGAATTACCTGGTGACGGCGACCTCCGACGTAGACACCATCATTGACAACCTGGCCAACCAGCTGCGCGCAGTAGAGCGCCTGGGCACGGCTCCCTGGCGCGATCCGCTGCATCCGGCTCGGCTGCCGGTACAGCCTGTGCCCGAAGCTGGCCAACAGTTCAGGACGGCCGTAGACCGCGCCCTGAGCCACATGACCCGGCATCCGGTACAAAAAATTGTGCTGGCCCATGCCCTAGACTGGGTCAGCACTGAGCCGATACAGCCTCTAGCGGCTCTGGGGCGTCTACGGCAGCGCTACCCAGATTGCCATGTGTTTTCGGTGGGTCAGGGCAACGGCAAGACGTTCATGGGGGCTAGTCCGGAACGGCTGCTCAGCCTCACCCAGGGCCAACTAATCACCGATGCCTTGGCTGGGTCGGCTCCTCGGGGGGGGGCGCCATTCCAGGATGATTATCTCGCCCAGGGGCTGTTGCACAATCCCAAAGAACGGGGAGAGCACCGGCTGGTAGTAGAGTTTTTGGCCCGGCAACTTCGGAGCGTAGGACTATGGCCCCAGTACCAGCCTCGGCCTAAGGTGCGGCGGCTGTCCAACATTCAGCATTTGCATACGCCGATGCGGGCCCGTGTGCCCCGTCATATTCACCCGCTGCATATCGTGGAGGCCCTGCACCCAACTCCTGCCGTGGCCGGGGTGCCGACCCGCGAAGCCTGCGACCAGATTCTGCGCTTTGAGGATTTTGATCGGGGGCTCTACGCGGCTCCCTTAGGGTGGGTGGGAGCAAATGGTGACAGCGAGTTTATTGTAGGCATTCGCTCGGCTTTGGTGGCGGATACCTGGGTGCGGCTGTACGCCGGGGCTGGTATTGTGGCAGGGTCTAACCCCGATCGCGAGTGGGCAGAAATTAAGCTCAAGCTGCGCGCCCTGGGCGAGTCGCTGGTGTAG